The Mesorhizobium sp. M1D.F.Ca.ET.043.01.1.1 genome contains a region encoding:
- the surE gene encoding 5'/3'-nucleotidase SurE, translating into MRILLTNDDGIHAEGLASLERIARTLSDDVWVVAPEQDQSGYAHSLSISEPLRLRTVGEKHYAVRGTPTDCVIMGTKKILPGPPDLILSGVNSGANIADDVTYSGTVAGAMEGALLGIRSIAVSQAYSYVGEDRVVPYETTEALAPALLKKLIATPLPEGVLLNVNFPNCAPDEIEGTVVTSQGKLVHSLWVDERRDGRGLPYYWLRFGREPVEGKKGSDLHALRNRLVSVTPLQLDLTAHELRDQLTKALS; encoded by the coding sequence ATGCGCATCCTGCTGACCAACGACGACGGCATCCATGCCGAGGGGCTGGCGTCACTCGAACGCATCGCCCGCACGTTGTCGGATGACGTCTGGGTGGTGGCACCCGAGCAGGACCAGTCCGGCTACGCGCATTCGCTGTCGATCTCGGAGCCGCTGCGGCTAAGGACGGTCGGCGAGAAGCACTATGCCGTGCGCGGCACGCCGACCGATTGTGTTATCATGGGCACGAAAAAGATCCTGCCGGGACCGCCCGACCTGATCCTGTCGGGCGTCAATTCCGGCGCCAACATCGCCGACGACGTCACCTATTCCGGCACCGTCGCCGGCGCCATGGAAGGCGCGCTGCTCGGCATCCGCTCGATCGCGGTGAGCCAGGCCTACTCCTATGTCGGCGAAGACCGCGTCGTCCCTTACGAGACGACCGAGGCGCTGGCGCCGGCGCTGCTGAAGAAGCTGATCGCGACGCCGCTGCCGGAAGGCGTGCTGCTCAACGTCAATTTCCCGAACTGCGCGCCGGACGAGATCGAGGGCACGGTCGTCACCTCGCAGGGCAAGCTGGTGCACAGCCTCTGGGTCGACGAGCGCCGTGACGGCCGCGGCCTGCCTTACTACTGGCTGCGCTTCGGCCGCGAGCCCGTCGAAGGCAAGAAGGGCAGCGACCTTCACGCGCTGCGCAACCGGCTGGTGTCGGTGACGCCGCTGCAGCTTGATCTCACCGCCCATGAACTCCGCGACCAGCTGACCAAGGCGTTGTCATGA
- a CDS encoding twin-arginine translocase TatA/TatE family subunit has translation MGSFSIWHWMIVLVIVLLVFGRGKIPELMGDMAKGIKSFKKGMADDDVDDKRTVEHRADETVSPGKEKVSKS, from the coding sequence ATGGGTTCGTTTTCGATTTGGCACTGGATGATCGTGCTGGTCATCGTGCTTCTGGTGTTTGGCCGCGGCAAGATTCCCGAACTGATGGGCGACATGGCCAAGGGCATCAAGAGCTTCAAGAAGGGCATGGCCGACGACGACGTTGACGACAAGCGTACCGTCGAGCATCGTGCCGACGAGACCGTTTCGCCGGGCAAGGAAAAGGTCAGCAAGAGCTGA
- a CDS encoding LysM peptidoglycan-binding domain-containing M23 family metallopeptidase, which translates to MQFNGLKANGRNLARGCAVLMIAGAAAGCSSQAMRFNGVDDVFTSSTNNQRAIINKQGADQPYPGDTVAPAPVDGTHTQSVSRSSLEPVTSQQLPPPSAPAAAPAKPMRTASAPALAPAPAAPHLDKTATGTVAPAAKPFKSAEPDAVRNASAAPHATEIVVREGETISGLARQYHVPADAIIKVNGLDASKGVRTGQKIVIPAYAYSSKGEPKAADAGKPANTPKQPAGAPEKVAVLPQQPKLKDGKSAAQVDASAAASGSKNAKPAQMADAKPAGAGGTYTVQQGDSLSSIARKTGVGVTALKQANGMKDGLLKIGQTLKVPAGGTVVATAKPAATKSTVDPVTTATTQPPAKTTPSETLASYTPPKKDAKVIQQAEDDDAVAPDATGIGKMRWPVRGRVISGFGSGKDGVDIAVPEGTPIKAAENGVVIYAGDGLKEFGNTVLVRHENGLVTVYGHASSIEVQRGQKVKRGQEIALSGMSGTTDSPKLHFEVRKNSAPVDPSGYLE; encoded by the coding sequence ATGCAATTCAATGGTTTGAAGGCAAACGGACGCAATCTGGCGCGTGGCTGCGCCGTCCTCATGATCGCCGGCGCCGCGGCAGGATGCAGCTCGCAGGCGATGCGTTTCAACGGTGTCGACGACGTCTTCACCTCGTCGACCAACAACCAGCGCGCCATCATCAACAAGCAGGGCGCCGACCAGCCCTATCCGGGCGATACGGTGGCGCCGGCACCCGTCGACGGCACCCACACCCAGTCGGTGAGCCGATCAAGCCTCGAGCCGGTGACGTCCCAGCAACTGCCGCCGCCCTCGGCGCCGGCTGCCGCGCCCGCCAAGCCGATGCGCACCGCGTCGGCCCCGGCTCTGGCGCCGGCTCCCGCCGCGCCGCATCTCGACAAGACGGCCACCGGCACGGTCGCGCCGGCGGCGAAGCCCTTCAAGAGCGCCGAGCCCGATGCCGTGCGCAACGCAAGTGCTGCGCCGCACGCGACCGAGATCGTGGTGAGGGAAGGCGAGACGATTTCGGGCCTCGCGCGGCAATATCATGTGCCGGCTGACGCGATCATCAAGGTCAACGGGCTCGATGCCAGCAAGGGTGTCAGGACCGGCCAGAAGATCGTCATCCCGGCCTATGCCTATTCGAGCAAGGGCGAGCCGAAGGCTGCCGACGCCGGCAAGCCCGCCAACACGCCGAAGCAGCCCGCGGGCGCGCCGGAGAAGGTTGCCGTGCTGCCGCAGCAGCCGAAGCTCAAGGACGGCAAGTCGGCCGCGCAGGTCGATGCATCGGCGGCGGCCAGCGGTTCGAAGAACGCCAAGCCCGCGCAGATGGCCGATGCAAAGCCGGCTGGCGCCGGCGGAACCTACACTGTCCAGCAGGGCGATTCCCTGTCCTCGATCGCGCGGAAGACCGGCGTCGGCGTCACGGCGCTCAAGCAGGCCAACGGCATGAAGGACGGGCTGCTGAAGATCGGCCAGACGCTCAAGGTTCCGGCCGGCGGCACCGTTGTTGCCACCGCCAAGCCTGCCGCGACCAAGTCGACCGTCGACCCGGTGACGACGGCGACCACGCAGCCGCCGGCAAAGACCACGCCGTCGGAGACGCTCGCCTCCTACACGCCGCCGAAGAAGGACGCCAAGGTCATCCAGCAGGCCGAGGACGACGATGCGGTTGCGCCGGATGCGACCGGCATCGGCAAGATGCGCTGGCCGGTGCGCGGCCGCGTGATCTCCGGCTTCGGCTCCGGCAAGGACGGCGTCGACATCGCGGTGCCGGAAGGAACGCCGATCAAGGCGGCCGAGAACGGCGTCGTCATCTACGCGGGCGACGGTCTCAAGGAGTTCGGCAACACCGTACTGGTGCGCCACGAGAACGGGCTGGTCACCGTCTATGGCCATGCCAGCTCGATCGAGGTGCAGCGCGGCCAGAAGGTCAAGCGCGGCCAGGAGATCGCGCTTTCGGGCATGAGCGGCACCACGGACTCGCCGAAGCTGCACTTCGAGGTGCGCAAGAACTCCGCCCCGGTCGACCCGAGCGGCTATCTCGAATAG
- the scpB gene encoding SMC-Scp complex subunit ScpB, with protein sequence MSERANASVIPFKVEDEPEDEMAEQGSIENPAERLQLSEAVRMAEAIIFASAEPVSERQLAARLPEGVNIAAAMTDLQEIYAKRGVNLVRVGDAWAFRTAGDLAFLMSRDSVQQRKLSRAALEVLAIIAYHQPVTRAEIEDIRGVETSKGTLDTLLETEWVRMRGRRRTPGRPVTYGTTDAFLDHFALEEVRDLPGMEELKGAGLLSTRMPSNFSMPVPPADPDALAEDEDALTDIDLEELGLLTPRVTEE encoded by the coding sequence ATGAGTGAACGCGCCAACGCTTCGGTCATTCCGTTCAAGGTCGAGGACGAGCCGGAAGACGAGATGGCCGAACAGGGTTCCATCGAGAACCCCGCCGAGCGGCTGCAACTGTCGGAGGCCGTCCGCATGGCCGAGGCGATCATCTTCGCCAGTGCCGAGCCGGTCAGCGAAAGGCAATTGGCGGCGCGCCTGCCAGAGGGCGTCAACATCGCGGCGGCAATGACCGATCTGCAGGAAATCTATGCCAAGCGCGGGGTCAACCTGGTGCGGGTCGGCGACGCCTGGGCGTTCCGCACGGCCGGCGATCTCGCTTTCCTGATGAGCCGGGACTCCGTGCAGCAGAGAAAGCTTTCGCGCGCGGCACTCGAAGTGCTGGCGATCATCGCCTATCACCAGCCGGTGACGCGGGCCGAGATCGAGGACATCAGGGGCGTCGAGACCTCCAAGGGCACGCTGGACACGCTCTTGGAAACCGAGTGGGTGAGGATGCGCGGCCGGCGCCGCACGCCGGGCCGGCCGGTGACCTACGGTACGACCGATGCCTTCCTCGACCATTTTGCGCTGGAGGAAGTCCGCGATCTGCCCGGCATGGAGGAACTGAAGGGCGCTGGGCTCTTGTCGACGCGCATGCCGTCCAACTTCTCGATGCCGGTGCCGCCGGCCGATCCGGACGCGCTGGCCGAGGACGAGGATGCGCTGACCGACATCGACCTCGAGGAGCTCGGATTGCTCACGCCGCGCGTCACGGAAGAGTGA
- the nagZ gene encoding beta-N-acetylhexosaminidase, producing the protein MTESKSMILGCAGKSLTEDEIRFYSDERPWGFILFARNVGETEQIRDLVASMRDCVGRPDAPVFIDQEGGRVQRLRPPLAPNYPAGGALGALWRDDREAGRRAAWLLARLHAFDLLRHGITADCLPVLDVPIAGASDVIGARAYGMEPNAVIELGKASAEGLMSGGVLPVMKHIPGHGRAFADTHFALPTVDTPLAELRQHDFAPFKALKHLPMAMTAHVVYSAVDPDNPATTSAKVVDELIRGEIGFDGLLMSDDTSMKALSGDFPTKAASILAAGCDLVLHCNGVFEEMSGIASRTTVLEGKSLARAERALTYIKSRDVAEESAIRAEFATYFEAVA; encoded by the coding sequence ATGACCGAATCAAAATCCATGATCCTCGGCTGCGCCGGGAAATCCCTCACTGAAGATGAAATCCGTTTCTACAGCGACGAACGTCCCTGGGGCTTCATCCTGTTCGCGCGCAATGTCGGCGAGACCGAGCAGATCCGCGACCTGGTCGCCTCGATGCGCGACTGCGTCGGACGCCCGGACGCTCCGGTCTTCATCGATCAGGAAGGCGGCCGGGTGCAGCGCCTGCGGCCGCCGCTGGCGCCGAACTATCCTGCAGGTGGCGCGCTTGGCGCCCTTTGGCGCGACGATCGCGAGGCCGGCCGCCGCGCCGCGTGGCTGCTCGCGCGACTTCACGCCTTCGATCTGCTGCGCCACGGCATCACCGCCGACTGCCTGCCGGTGCTCGACGTCCCCATCGCGGGCGCCAGCGATGTCATCGGCGCGCGCGCTTACGGCATGGAACCCAATGCCGTGATCGAGCTTGGCAAGGCTTCGGCCGAGGGCTTGATGTCGGGTGGCGTCCTGCCGGTTATGAAGCATATTCCCGGCCATGGCCGAGCCTTTGCAGATACGCATTTCGCGCTGCCGACGGTCGACACGCCGCTCGCCGAGTTGCGGCAACATGATTTCGCCCCGTTCAAGGCGCTCAAACACCTGCCGATGGCGATGACGGCGCATGTCGTCTACAGCGCCGTCGACCCGGACAATCCGGCGACGACCTCGGCCAAGGTCGTCGACGAGCTGATCCGCGGCGAGATCGGCTTCGACGGGCTCTTGATGAGCGACGACACCTCGATGAAGGCACTTTCTGGGGATTTCCCAACAAAGGCTGCCTCGATCCTTGCGGCCGGCTGCGATCTGGTCCTTCACTGCAATGGCGTTTTCGAGGAAATGTCCGGCATCGCGTCGCGCACGACGGTACTCGAAGGCAAGTCCCTGGCAAGAGCGGAGCGGGCGCTGACCTATATAAAGAGCCGCGACGTCGCCGAAGAAAGCGCGATACGCGCGGAATTCGCCACCTATTTCGAAGCGGTGGCCTGA
- the serS gene encoding serine--tRNA ligase produces MLDIKWIRDNPKTLVDALVKRSWSAGDAQSTVDDLIAGDEARRAHLSELQVKQERRNAASKEIGNAMRSGDAALAEKLKGEVSDIKAFIQNGEARERELDKALNDALAVLPNVPLDDVPVGKDEHDNVVKRIVGEVPPRPNWVKEHFEIGEALGMMDFERAAKLSGSRFTVLKSQLARLERAIGQFMLDLHTTEHGYEEVQPPLMVRDEVLFGTGQLPKFELDLFFTPHGDGRLGLIPTAEVPLTNLVREEITAHEKLPLRYTALTPCFRSEAGSAGRDTRGMLRQHQFYKVELVSITDQESSIAEHERMTQCAEEVLKRLGLPFRTVTLCTGDMGFGARKTYDIEVWLPGQNAYREISSCSVCGDFQARRMDARYKDKDGKGNRFVHTLNGSGTAVGRALIAVIENYQNEDGSVTIPEVLQPYMGGLAKIESK; encoded by the coding sequence ATGCTTGACATCAAATGGATTCGCGACAACCCCAAGACCCTTGTCGATGCGCTTGTGAAGCGCTCGTGGTCGGCGGGCGACGCGCAGTCCACCGTCGACGATCTGATCGCCGGGGACGAGGCGCGCCGCGCGCATCTTAGCGAACTGCAGGTCAAGCAGGAGCGCCGCAACGCCGCGTCGAAGGAGATCGGCAACGCCATGCGTTCGGGCGACGCCGCGCTTGCGGAGAAGCTCAAGGGCGAGGTCAGCGACATCAAGGCGTTCATCCAGAACGGCGAGGCGCGCGAGCGCGAGCTCGACAAGGCTCTGAACGACGCGCTCGCGGTGCTGCCCAACGTACCGCTCGACGACGTGCCGGTCGGCAAGGACGAGCACGACAATGTCGTCAAGCGCATCGTCGGCGAGGTGCCGCCCCGCCCGAACTGGGTGAAGGAGCATTTCGAGATCGGCGAAGCGCTCGGCATGATGGATTTCGAGCGCGCGGCGAAACTATCGGGCTCGCGCTTCACGGTGCTAAAGAGCCAGCTCGCGCGCCTGGAGCGCGCTATAGGCCAGTTTATGCTTGATCTCCACACGACCGAGCACGGCTATGAGGAAGTCCAGCCGCCATTGATGGTGCGCGACGAGGTGCTGTTCGGCACCGGCCAGCTGCCGAAGTTCGAGCTCGACCTGTTCTTCACGCCGCATGGCGACGGGCGTCTCGGGCTGATCCCGACGGCCGAGGTGCCGCTCACCAACCTGGTGCGCGAGGAGATCACCGCGCATGAAAAGCTGCCGCTGCGCTATACGGCGCTGACGCCTTGCTTCCGTTCGGAAGCGGGTTCGGCCGGCCGCGACACGCGCGGCATGCTGCGCCAGCACCAGTTCTACAAGGTTGAGCTGGTCTCGATCACCGACCAGGAAAGCTCGATCGCCGAGCATGAGCGCATGACGCAATGCGCCGAGGAGGTGCTGAAGCGGCTCGGCCTGCCGTTCCGCACCGTGACGCTTTGTACCGGCGACATGGGCTTTGGCGCGCGCAAGACCTACGACATCGAGGTCTGGCTTCCGGGTCAGAACGCCTATCGCGAAATCTCGTCCTGCTCGGTCTGCGGCGACTTCCAGGCCAGGCGCATGGACGCCCGGTACAAGGACAAGGACGGCAAGGGCAATCGATTCGTCCATACGTTGAACGGCTCGGGCACCGCGGTCGGCCGCGCGCTCATTGCCGTCATCGAAAACTACCAGAACGAGGATGGCAGCGTAACCATTCCTGAAGTGCTGCAGCCTTACATGGGTGGTCTCGCCAAGATCGAATCGAAATGA
- a CDS encoding ScpA family protein, whose product MDRLWAENDDSRLTGDPSLVVDVAGFEGPLDLLLHLARNQKVDLARISILALAEQYLAFIEKVRALRLELAADYLVMAAWLAFLKSKLLIPKQPGEEGESGEELAAVLQFRLKRLEAMRDAAARLVNRNRLGRDVFARGMPEMVIVEKRNAYSASLYDLLTAYAQQRQRQAINNVTIARRAVWSLKDARDVLARLVGTIGDWTALDSFLIQYLATPEERRTAVASSFAATLEMVREGKLEVRQDQVFAPIYLRGRAQGVKAVEVVS is encoded by the coding sequence ATGGACCGTCTGTGGGCCGAGAACGACGATTCACGTCTGACCGGCGACCCGTCGCTGGTGGTCGATGTCGCCGGCTTCGAGGGACCGCTCGACCTTCTCCTGCATCTGGCGCGCAATCAGAAGGTCGATCTGGCGCGCATCTCGATCCTGGCGCTCGCCGAGCAGTATCTGGCCTTCATCGAGAAGGTGAGGGCGCTCAGGCTCGAGCTCGCCGCCGACTACCTGGTAATGGCGGCGTGGCTCGCCTTCCTCAAGTCGAAGCTTCTGATCCCGAAGCAGCCGGGCGAAGAGGGCGAGAGCGGCGAGGAACTGGCGGCGGTGCTGCAATTCCGGCTGAAGCGGCTGGAAGCGATGCGAGACGCTGCAGCTCGGCTGGTCAACCGCAACCGGCTCGGCCGCGACGTCTTTGCGCGCGGCATGCCGGAAATGGTGATCGTCGAGAAGCGCAACGCCTATTCGGCCTCGCTCTACGACCTTTTGACCGCCTATGCGCAGCAGCGCCAGCGGCAGGCGATCAACAACGTGACGATCGCCCGCCGCGCGGTGTGGTCTCTGAAGGACGCGCGCGACGTGCTGGCGCGGCTGGTCGGAACGATTGGCGACTGGACGGCGCTGGACAGCTTCCTCATCCAATATCTGGCGACGCCGGAAGAGAGGCGCACGGCAGTCGCCAGTTCCTTCGCCGCGACGCTCGAAATGGTACGCGAGGGCAAGCTGGAAGTGCGGCAGGATCAGGTTTTCGCGCCGATCTACCTGCGCGGCCGCGCACAAGGGGTTAAGGCAGTCGAGGTGGTATCATGA
- the tatB gene encoding Sec-independent protein translocase protein TatB, translating to MFEVGWSELLVIAVVMIVVVGPKDLPSMLRTFGRTAAKLRAMAADFQKQFNDALKEAELDDVKSSIDSLRGLNPMTEVRKQLNPFEQAAADVRSGVDTMMKPKPAVDPSTPAASTPQAAEPLKNGATDMPGVSGTEATPPTFPAMTEASVTAPAVEAAVPAQSAKRVATSKAKAASAAAKTNSAKSPAEKAPAKSAPVAVKAAASAKKLSPQAEAKPAQAKKPAAKKVTDNKKVAGDTKKTAGAAK from the coding sequence ATGTTCGAAGTCGGTTGGAGCGAACTGCTGGTGATCGCGGTCGTCATGATCGTGGTCGTCGGCCCGAAGGATTTGCCCAGCATGTTGCGCACCTTCGGCCGCACCGCGGCCAAATTGCGTGCCATGGCGGCTGACTTCCAGAAGCAGTTCAACGACGCGCTGAAGGAAGCCGAACTCGACGACGTCAAGAGTTCGATAGATAGCCTTCGCGGCCTCAATCCGATGACAGAAGTCCGCAAGCAGCTCAATCCGTTCGAGCAGGCGGCGGCCGATGTGCGGTCCGGTGTCGACACGATGATGAAGCCCAAGCCGGCGGTCGATCCGTCGACACCGGCAGCGTCGACGCCGCAGGCCGCCGAGCCGCTCAAGAACGGCGCAACGGACATGCCCGGCGTCAGCGGGACGGAGGCGACCCCACCGACCTTTCCGGCCATGACCGAGGCTTCGGTGACCGCGCCTGCAGTGGAGGCCGCAGTACCGGCCCAGTCAGCGAAGAGGGTGGCGACCTCCAAGGCGAAGGCCGCCAGTGCAGCAGCGAAAACAAATTCGGCCAAAAGCCCGGCGGAAAAAGCCCCGGCAAAGTCTGCGCCGGTGGCGGTAAAAGCCGCGGCGTCGGCCAAGAAGCTGTCGCCTCAGGCCGAGGCGAAGCCCGCCCAGGCGAAGAAGCCGGCCGCGAAGAAGGTGACTGACAACAAGAAGGTGGCGGGCGACACCAAGAAGACGGCGGGAGCCGCCAAGTGA
- a CDS encoding ATP-binding protein: MTDSLDDLNKKLDRLIEAVSRLAPPPVPETDLGVADCFVWQADPGYLEPVRKVNRVDIGLIRGVDRVRDILLDNTERFASGFAANNVLLWGARGMGKSSLVKAVHAKVNASDKLDLPLKLIEIHREDIDTLPKLMGLLKAAPYRFILFCDDLSFDHDDTSYKSLKAALEGGVEGRPANVIFYATSNRRHLLPRDMIDNERSTAINPSEAVEEKVSLSDRFGLWLGFHKCSQDEYLDMIDGYVRYHGLAIDPDTLRAEALEWATTRGSRSGRVAWQFTQDLAGRLGKPLKD, from the coding sequence ATGACCGATAGCCTGGATGACCTGAACAAGAAGCTCGACCGCCTGATCGAGGCCGTCTCCCGCCTAGCCCCGCCACCGGTTCCGGAGACCGACCTCGGCGTCGCCGACTGCTTCGTATGGCAGGCCGATCCCGGCTACCTTGAGCCGGTGCGCAAGGTCAACCGCGTCGACATCGGCCTGATCCGCGGCGTCGACCGGGTCCGCGACATCCTGCTCGACAACACCGAGCGCTTCGCGTCCGGCTTCGCCGCCAACAACGTGCTGCTCTGGGGCGCGCGCGGCATGGGCAAATCATCGCTGGTCAAGGCCGTGCACGCCAAGGTCAACGCCTCGGACAAGCTCGACCTCCCGCTCAAGCTGATCGAGATCCACCGCGAGGACATCGACACGCTGCCCAAGCTGATGGGTTTGCTGAAGGCTGCCCCCTACCGCTTCATCCTGTTTTGCGACGACCTGTCCTTCGACCACGACGACACCTCCTACAAGTCGCTGAAGGCGGCGCTCGAAGGCGGCGTCGAGGGCCGGCCGGCCAACGTCATCTTCTACGCCACCTCGAACCGGCGGCATCTGTTGCCGCGCGACATGATCGACAATGAGCGCTCGACAGCCATCAACCCGTCGGAGGCGGTAGAGGAAAAGGTCTCGCTCTCGGACCGCTTCGGCCTGTGGCTCGGCTTCCACAAATGCTCGCAGGACGAATATCTCGACATGATCGACGGCTATGTCCGCTATCACGGCCTCGCCATCGATCCCGACACGCTGCGCGCCGAAGCGCTGGAATGGGCAACGACGCGCGGCAGCCGCTCCGGCCGCGTCGCCTGGCAGTTCACGCAGGATCTCGCCGGCCGTCTCGGCAAGCCGCTCAAGGATTGA
- the yajC gene encoding preprotein translocase subunit YajC — MFVTPAYAQGVGTSPDMFISILPFVLIFVIMYFLIIRPQRTQLKKRQEMLAAVRRGDTVVTGGGFVGKVTKVIDDNELEIDLGGGTKVTALRSTISDVRVKGEPVANQNAKK; from the coding sequence ATGTTCGTCACACCGGCATACGCCCAAGGCGTCGGTACCTCGCCAGACATGTTCATCAGCATTTTGCCGTTTGTCCTGATTTTCGTGATCATGTATTTTCTGATCATCCGGCCGCAGCGCACGCAGTTGAAGAAGCGCCAGGAAATGCTGGCCGCGGTGCGCCGCGGCGATACGGTGGTGACCGGCGGCGGCTTCGTCGGCAAGGTGACCAAGGTGATCGACGACAACGAACTGGAGATCGACCTTGGCGGCGGAACCAAGGTGACGGCGCTGCGCTCGACGATCTCCGACGTTCGGGTCAAGGGCGAGCCGGTGGCGAACCAGAACGCCAAGAAGTAG
- a CDS encoding protein-L-isoaspartate(D-aspartate) O-methyltransferase, with product MNTAIDEREGFAAFLLRLRGRGTALKALVAAFEATPRRGFLSAQFHSMAWSEGMLPIECGEAIEGADLQAAVIAALAIEPGNRMLEIGTGSGYTAAVMSRLAARVVTVDRYKTLTEQAKQRFEALGISNVIVRQADGSNGLPNEGPFDRILAWAAFDSLPRFLLDQLSSGGVVIAPIGPEEGEQVLAKLTKVGSRFEREDIGMVRLQPILRSVAAVI from the coding sequence ATGAACACGGCCATCGACGAACGCGAAGGTTTTGCCGCTTTCCTGCTCCGCCTGCGGGGCAGGGGCACGGCGCTGAAGGCGCTGGTCGCTGCCTTCGAGGCGACGCCGCGCCGCGGCTTCCTCTCCGCGCAATTTCATTCCATGGCCTGGTCAGAAGGTATGCTGCCGATCGAATGCGGCGAAGCGATCGAAGGCGCGGACCTGCAGGCGGCCGTGATCGCGGCTTTGGCCATCGAGCCGGGCAACCGCATGCTCGAGATCGGCACCGGGTCGGGCTATACGGCCGCCGTGATGTCCAGGCTTGCCGCGCGCGTCGTCACCGTCGACCGCTACAAGACCTTGACCGAGCAGGCAAAACAGCGTTTCGAGGCGCTCGGCATCAGCAATGTCATCGTGCGCCAGGCCGACGGGTCTAACGGCCTGCCCAACGAAGGGCCGTTCGACCGCATCCTCGCCTGGGCGGCTTTCGACAGCCTGCCGCGCTTTCTGCTCGATCAATTGTCGAGCGGTGGCGTCGTCATCGCGCCGATCGGCCCGGAGGAGGGCGAGCAGGTGCTGGCCAAGCTCACCAAAGTCGGCAGCCGTTTCGAGCGCGAGGATATCGGCATGGTCAGGCTGCAACCGATCCTGCGCAGCGTCGCTGCAGTGATCTAG
- the tatC gene encoding twin-arginine translocase subunit TatC, producing the protein MSVSDQDKEEIEKSSAPLIEHLIELRRRLIWSLGGFFVAFLVCFFFAKRLFNLLVVPFKWATQWAGLDPHKVELIYTAPQEFFFTQVKLAMFGGMVIAFPLIATQIYKFIAPGLYKNERNAFLPFLIASPILFLMGASLVYFFFTPMVMWFFLAMQQVGTNDQVQISLLPKVSEYLSLIMTLIFSFGLVFQLPVVTSLLTRVGLLSSQALADKRKWAIVLSFVVAAVLTPPDPLSQCGLAVPTIILYEVAIWSSRMIERSQARDRLAREQQGEGSSVAGNTPDASST; encoded by the coding sequence GTGAGCGTTTCGGACCAGGACAAAGAAGAAATCGAGAAATCGTCGGCGCCTCTGATCGAGCACCTTATCGAGCTGCGCCGCCGGCTGATCTGGTCGCTGGGCGGCTTCTTCGTCGCCTTCCTCGTCTGCTTCTTTTTCGCCAAGCGCCTGTTCAACCTGTTGGTCGTCCCGTTCAAATGGGCGACGCAATGGGCCGGGCTCGACCCGCACAAAGTCGAGCTGATCTACACCGCGCCGCAGGAGTTCTTCTTCACTCAGGTGAAGCTCGCCATGTTCGGCGGCATGGTGATCGCCTTTCCGCTGATTGCCACGCAGATCTACAAGTTTATCGCGCCTGGCCTTTACAAGAACGAGCGCAACGCCTTCCTACCATTCCTTATCGCGTCGCCCATCCTGTTTCTGATGGGCGCCTCGCTGGTCTATTTCTTCTTCACCCCGATGGTGATGTGGTTCTTCCTCGCCATGCAGCAGGTCGGCACCAACGACCAGGTGCAGATTTCGCTGCTGCCGAAGGTGTCGGAATATCTCAGCCTGATCATGACGCTGATCTTCTCCTTCGGCCTGGTGTTCCAATTGCCGGTCGTGACCAGCCTTTTGACGCGCGTCGGCCTGCTGTCGTCGCAGGCGTTGGCCGACAAGCGCAAATGGGCGATCGTCCTTTCTTTCGTGGTTGCCGCGGTGCTGACGCCGCCAGATCCCTTGAGCCAGTGCGGCCTCGCCGTCCCGACCATCATTCTCTACGAGGTCGCGATATGGTCCTCACGTATGATCGAGCGCAGCCAGGCACGTGACCGCTTGGCACGCGAGCAGCAGGGGGAAGGCAGCTCGGTCGCCGGCAACACGCCGGACGCCTCGTCGACCTGA